ACCATTCCCCGATCCACCCATTTCCTTGGGCATCGCCAGTCCGAGGTCGACCGTGCCCGAGGTGGTGGCGACGCGACCATTCCGGCCAGCTCCGGTGGAGAGTGCCTCTGCGGTGTAAAGGGGTGTCATTCGTTGTGCCTTTCCTGAAAGTGGACTCCCTGCGCAGTTGCGCTGGAGAGGTTGAAAGCTACGTCATGAAGCAAAGAGAGCGCCGATTTCCCATCAGCCACGGTGAGCTGGGTTGCCGCTGCAACGCATCCTGGAATGTGGGCCAGCTCTTCCTTCAAGGCCGCGCCGGCTTCGGTCAAGGAGACGATCACAGCGCGCTCATCGTCCATGGAACGCTGCCGTTCGAGGAAACCCCTGGCCTCCAATCGTCGGATCAGCGGTGAGGTGGTGCCAGAATCCAGCTTCAAGTGCCCGGCGACGTCTTTGACGGCCAAGGATCGCCGTGACCATAACAAAACCAAAACCAAATACTGCGGATACGTCAATCCCCATGGCTTCAGAAGGGCAACGTAACGGCGGTTTGTTGCCCGCGCCGCGGCATACAGGGCAAAACAAACCATCTGGTCCAGAGGATCAGAATCTTCCTCAGTGAAACTTTGGCTGGCATCCATAGTTGAAGCATTGCACACAAGTAATTTGTGCACAAGCTAAATTGGCGGGCTGCACCCAAACAAGCTGACGGGGCGCCGGAGACAGAGCTTCCATCCGCTTCAACACCCGGGCTGGCGGCAGTTCCCCGACCGCACCCCGGCTTTCGGTGTGCGGACACCCGGGGTTTCCGGGGACCCCCTTGCTGGCTATGGTGTCGCTCACAGGCACTCTCAGGGCCTCCCACGGACCCGGGCGGCGGGCGTAACGTGGTTGTCATGAACAACCGCAGCGAGATCCGTGAGTTCCTTGCCTCCCGGCGGGCCAAGCTCACGCCGGCCCAGGTGGGGCTGCCCACTTTTGGCGGCATTCGCCGAGTGCCCGGGCTCCGCCGTGAAGAGGTGTCCCTGTTGGCCGGGGTGAGCGTTGAGTACTACACCCGCATGGAACGCGGCAGCCTGGCAGGAGCCTCGGATTCCGTCCTGGAGTCCATCTCCCGCGCCCTGCGGCTCACCGAGGCCGAACACCAGCACCTGTTCAACCTGGCCCGGGCTGCAGGCCCGGCGCCCCGGACACGGCGTCAGCCCGCCAAGGCAATCGACGCGAGCATCCAGTACATCCTGGACGGCATGACGGGGATCCCGGCCTTCGTGCAGAACGGGCATCTGGACGTTGTCGCAGCCAATGAACTGGGGCGCGCCCTCTACTCGGAGGCATACCAGGACCAGGCACAGCAGCTCAACTACGCGCGGTTCGTCTTCTTCAACCCGCGCTCACATTCCCTGTACACAGACTGGAACCTGGCCGCAGACACCGTAGTGGCCATGCTCCACGCAGAAGCCGGACGCGACCCCTATGATCGGTGCCTGACCGATTTAGTGGGGGAACTGTCCACCCGAAGCGAGGAATTCCGCCAGCGCTGGGCCCAGCACGACGTTCGCCACCACCGCAGTGGAGTCAAGACCATCCGCCACCCGGCCGTGGGCGATCTCGAACTGCATTTCAACGCCTTGGAGCTGAGTGCCACCCCCGGCCTGACGATGTTCGCCTACAGCGCCGAGCCGGGATCCTCCTCAGAAGACGGCCTGCGACTGCTCTCCAGCTGGGCTGCCACCAACAAGGCCACCCAACCAGACCCCGACATCGAGGGGCACCGCACCACCTGGAATGCACTGCGCCGCTGACCCCTAGATCCAGGGCTGCTGCCCCTGCACCGGCAGAGGGCTTGCCAGGGACGACGGCGTGCCGTTGCCTTCGCGTTCAGCCTCACCCATTCCCCCATCCCCAAAAAATCTTTCCTTCACATCAACAACAGGAGTAAATAATGTCTACAGTCAAGGCTTACGCCGCGCCCTCGGCCACCGGCGAGCTCATTCCCACCACCATCTGGCGCCGGGACGTCGGCCCGCACGACGTGTTGATCGACATCAAGTTTGCCGGCATCTGCCACTCCGACATCCACACTGTCCGCGGCGACTGGGGCCCTCAGCAGTACCCGTTGGCCCCGGGCCACGAGATCGCTGGGATCGTCAGCGAGGTCGGCTCGGACGTCACCTTGCATAAAGTCGGCGACCGAGTCGGGGTTGGCTGCATGGTCAACTCCTGCGGCGAATGCGCCAACTGCCAGGCTGGCGAGGAACAGTATTGCCTCAACGGCAACACCGGCACCTACGGCGCCATGGACCGCGACGGCACCATCACCCAGGGCGGCTACTCAAGCCACGTCGTGGTAACAGAAAACTTCGTGGTGAGCATCCCGGACGCCCTGGAGCTGGACGTCGCCGCCCCGCTGCTGTGCGCCGGCATCACCACGTTCTCACCCCTGCGCCACTGGGGTGCCGGGCCTGGAAAGAACGTCGCCGTCGTGGGCCTGGGCGGGCTCGGCCACATGGCCGTGAAGATCGCCCACGCCATGGGAGCCACTGTCACCGTGCTCTCCCAGTCGCTGAAGAAGCAGGAAGACGGCCTCCGTTTGGGCGCGGACCATTACTATGCCACCAGTGATGAGAACACGTTCTCGGATCTCGCCGGCAGCTTCGACCTGATCATCAACACCGTCAGCGCCGTCATCGACATCAACGCCTTCCTCCAGCTGCTCAAGCTCGACGGCGCACTGGTCAGCGTGGGTGCCCCTGCCGAGCCTCTGCCCGTGCAGGCGTTCTCCTTGATCGGGGCACGGCGCACCTTCGCCGGCTCCGCGATCGGCGGCATCAAGGAAACGCAGGAAATGCTCAATTTTTGCGCCGAGCACGGCATCGGCTCCGAGATCGAGGTCATCCCGGCCAGCAAGATCAACGAGGCCTACGAACGAGTCCTGGCCTCCGACGTCCGCTACCGCTTCGTCATAGACACAGCCACGCTCTAAGGCACGATGAACGGGGCAGGGGCCACACGAGACATGCACTCGTCCCCGCCCGGTTGTTTCGGCAGGCTGCGCCGGAATTCGGCCCCAAGAACGGTATCGGATTCATTCCCCAAGCCTGCATTTCAGCCGCCGGGGCGCTCTGGACAACGCCAGCTGCGAGGAGCTCGCGGTTGCCGGCCAACCCCTCCCAGCGCATCACCCAAAGGTTCCCGGTATTCACGTACCGCGGAGTGCTTCCACCAAACAATTACCCCAACACAGCAGACCGTCGGAAGCGACGGCTGACAGGAGAACACGATGGCAAAGATCCTCATGGTCGTTTCGGCCGCCGATTCACTTACTATGCGTGACGGTAGTGTGCATCCCACCGGCTACTGGGCTGAAGAGTTGGTGGCCTCCCACCACACCCTGCGTGACGCCGGACATACTGTGGACTTCGCAACTCCGGGCGGGGTGAAGCCCACCGTGGACCAGGTCAGCCTGACTGCCGAGGCGGCCGGCAGCCTTGAAAAAGCGGACGATTTCCGCGCCTATATAGCAGCCATCGATGCCGAACTCTCCCACCCACTGGTGTTGGCCGACGTCCGTACCGCCGATTACGAAGCCTTCGTCATGCCAGGCGGCCACGGCCCCATGGCGGATCTCGCCACGGATGCGGACCTGGGCAAGATCCTGATCGAAGCAGACCAGGCCGGTCGCATCATTGCACCGTTCTGCCACGCTCCCGCCGGCCTGCTCAGCGCCACCGATGACAACGGCACATTCCTTTTCACCGGCCGCCGCCTCACGGTCTTTACGGACGAGGAGGACTTGACCGGCGGCACCGGCCCCAACACACCCTGGTTCGTGGAAACGGTCTTACGGGATAAGGGAGCCATCGTGGAATCCGGGCCAGCATGGAACAGCCACGTGGTCCGCGACCGCAACCTCATTACCGGCCAGAACCCCCAGTCCAGCGAGGACGTGGCTAAGGAAGTCATCGCAGCGCTGGCTGAGTAGTCCAGCTTCCCGGGACTCACACCATAGGCAACTAACTTCTCCACCCAAGGACTGATCAAGCCGGCTCAGCGGCAACGAGGGAGCTCATTGATCGATGGTGGCAACCATCCGTCGTCTGGATGCACTTCCCACGGATGCTTGCTACACACGGCGTGGCTGCATGACAACAAGAGGGCCTCTGGGTGAAGTGGTGCTTGCGAGAGCTGTCACCAACGCCCGGGGGGCTTCTTGATGCCAGCCGCTGATGCCATTCAGGCTCCGAAGCGCGGCTCAACGACGGCCTGGCGCGTGGTGGCGGAGGGCCGGACGCCGTGCTGGCGACGGCTTCCAGGGAAGAAGCCCGAAGGCCACCCCTGCTGACGCCTCAATCACCAAACTACCCAACCCACAACAACAGGATTTACACTTTCACCCACACCGCCGGGGTCCTCGCTGCCGGCGAGTTCACCAAGGCGCGCACCGGTAGCAAGGCCGGCCACCGACCGGATTTAATTTAACGGAAAGCCCTACGGCTCAGGCCCGAACTACGCACCTTCGGGAGGCCTGCCGCGGCCGACGTGGAAGTCGATGGTGGGAAAGCTCAGTAGAGCTTGTTGGCTCCACCGTCCGCCATGAGGGTTTGACCGGTCATATACCGTGAATCGTCAGAGAGCAGGAATGCGACGATCGGTGCAACATCTGCTTCGGGATCCCCGAAGCGCCCCAGCGGCACCTTGGCGAGGGAATCCTTGTACATTTCCGGGAAGGCCTCGCTCCACGCCTTCACCCCTGCGGTGAGCGCCATGGGCGAGACAACGTTGACGCGGATGTTGTCCTTGGCCCATTCGTTGGCAGTGACACGGGACAGCCCGCGGATAGCTTCCTTGGCCGAAGCATAGGCAGCCTGGGTCTGCTGTCCGACTATGGCGGAGCCCGAACCGAAGTTCACGACGGAGCCGCCGTTGACGGCCAGCAGCGGATAGGCAGCCACCATGAACTGGCGGGTGGCACGGAAACCCGTATTGAAGGACAGATCCCACTGTTCCTCGGTCAGGTCGTTGAACATGGCCTGTCGCGAAGCATGGGCGTTGTTAACCAAGCCATCCAACCCGCCAAAGGTTGCGCCGGCCAGTTCGACGGCGGCCGCTGCAACCGCCTTCTCGCTGACATCGCCCAAGACGAACCGGACGTTCACCCCAAGTTCCTGCTTAAGGGATTCTCCCGCCTCTCCGTTGACATCAACCGCGACGACTTTGGCCCCGCGGGCCACTAACACCCTGGAAATCGCACCCCCAATTCCTGAAGCACCCCCGGTAACGACGACTACCTTGTTCTCGAGCTGCATATTGACTCCTTGGTTTCCGTTGGTGGAATCGGTCGATCCCTGGCTGTGGACAGCCCATAAACAAAATCACAAGATCTTGTGTATTGGCTGAAAGCTGGCCTGTGTCGGGCAGTGCGATGTGCCAAGTTGTCCCTACTACCGGTTCTGAGACGAATTTCCCAGCGCTTGGAATGCTCGGAACTCAAATTTTCCACGATTGCCATGGCCGCGCAGGCCACAGCCACGGCAGGAGTGCCTACTGGTCCACCATTTGCAGCACTGCCCCTACCCCATGTGCACCATCAAATCCATTGTGCCCGGCTTTACTCAATCCGCCGTCCTGCTAAACACAGACAGCGGGCGAAAGCCAGCCTCGACTGCCACCGACGCCTTTTCGATCTCGGTGGCACAGTGCAGAGGCCTCGGCCATTCCCCGCGACGTCCTGGCTGCGGCCATGGAACTGGCCACAGCCAGCAAGCGCGACGGCGTGGACGTGGATGAAGCCGTTCGTGTCCTTTGAGCGGTGTGATCCGCCTAACACCCCCAGGCCTGCCCTGCGCGGGTCGGCCGGGATCAGCTACCTGCGGCCGCCCACCTCACGGTGCCAATACTTTGCGTCTTCGCTGCCCACACGCAAAATCGCATCCGGCTGCCACGTTGCAGGCCATAGTTCCAGCAGATAGAAGTCGAGGAGCTGGTCTGAGAACTCACCCTCCAAGCCCGCATCCCGGCCTCTGGCGCTGACCCGCAAACGATAGCTGCCCGGTTGCACGCCTTCCAGGGTCCCGCCGGTTTGGCCGGCCCAGCCGAACCACCACATCCCCTGCCCGGCGGGGACAACCATGGATACCTCGACGACGTCCTCCCACTGCAGGTCGTCGATGCCGGGAGCGGAATCCAACAGGACGATCCGCACACTGGAACCGCCGGAACGCCGGGCAAGTTTGAGGTACACACATTCCGGGGCTGCTGCACCAACCAGCCCATTGACCTGGCCGGCAAAGTTGCGATCGAAGTTGCCATCGAACCCACCGCCCAATACCCACATGACATCGAACTGTCCATAGTCGGTGTCCACGACCTGGTCCATCAGTACGATTTGCATAAAATCAGGTTACCGTCCGGCTGCCAACAGAACCCCGCACCCCCAAAACGCGGTGCCGCTACTGCATATGCTCCCCGCGCAGCTTCGAAAAGAGCAGCGAGTCACGGCGCACGCCGTCGACCAGGCGGTGGGAGCGCAGCAATCCTTCATAACTGAAGCCGCACTTTTCCAGGACGCGAATCGACCCAAAGTTTCCCGGATGGCAGGTGGCGCTGATCCGCTCCAGGCCCAAGGCATCGAACCCCAGGTGCAGCAGGTGGCCGACAGCCTCCGTCGCGTAGCCTTTGCCCCAGTGCCCACGGTGGAAGGTGTAGCCCAGCTCGCCGTTGCGGTCGTGCCCATCGGTGGTCCAGACGGATACCGACCCGATGGCCCGCCCGGCCACGACGGCGGCGAGGGCGAACGCCGTCGGGCTTCCCACGAGGCTCCCCCGCACGGCCTCCTCGACAAAGGAAGCGGTCTGGTCCAAGGTGTTGGGGCCCCACGTGGACCAGCGGCAGACTTCCGGGTCCGAGGCGTACTCGTGGACGGCCGGAATGTCGGCCGGCTTAAAGGCCCGAAATCCCAGGCCGGTCCCACGCTCGTGTGCTGCCAAATAATCCATGGTCCGCCCGTCCAGTTGAGTTCCGATCCACCAGCCTAACTGGCCGCCAGGGGTTGCCCGGCAGAAAGTTCGCTGTGAGACTTGCGGCATGGCAACTTCAAGGGACGTGTCCTGGCAGCTTGGCGGGATCACCATGGAAGGCACAGCGCTCCGGCCAGACGGCGACGGACCCTTCCCCGCCGTGGTGCTTGTTGCCGGCAGCGGGCCAACGGACAGGGACTGGTGCTCCCCTATGCTGCCCGGGCGTAACGGCAGCGGGCGGCTGTTTGCCGAAGAGTTCGCCCGCGCGGGAATTGGCTCCATCCGCTACGACAAGCAGGCTTCCGGTCCGCACGTTATGGATAATATTCCCCAGCTCATCGGGAAGCTGAGCATGCAGTCCCACCTGGACGAGTTGGCCGCCGCGGTCACCGCGCTCACGGCGTTGGACTGGGTGGATCGCGCGAAAATCATCGGCCTGGGCAACAGCGAGGGGACCCTGCATGTGCTCCATTACGCCACCAGTGACCAGCCCGTCCCCTTCGCCGGGATCGTCCTGGCCGCGCCGCCGGGCCGTCCGATCCAAGATATCCTGCTCTCACAGCTGACCTTGCAGTCCGCCCAGGATCCCGGCGGCGCCGAGATGATGGCCAAGGTTGCGGAGGCCGCTGACCGCTACGCCGCCGGCGAGCCGATGAATCCGGATCCGGCCCTGCCAGACAGCGTCAAGCTGGTGCTGGCCAGTTTTGAAACACCCGCAAACCTCCCCCTGGCCCGTGAGCTGTGGACGGAGTCTGCGATCGACTCGCTGCGCCGGGTGGAGATCCCCACCTTGGTGTTGATCGGCGGCCGGGATGTGCAGATTGACCAGAAGCTCGACGGCGGGCCCCTCCAGGAAGCTGCCGGCGGGATGCCCAACGTGGCCTTCGCCTTCCCGCCGGACGCCAACCACGTGTTCAAGCACGACGCGCGGACCCCGGCAGAGGTGGCCGCGACGCCCGGCAACGGCTACAACGAAGCCGGCACGCGGCTCGATCCGGAAAGTCTGCAGACGATCCTGTCCTGGATCCGCCGGATCCTGGGCACGCAGCCCCTGGACACGTAGCCGTCGGCAGCATCAGCGGCCCGGCGGCGCCCACGCCTGGAACTTGACGGCAGCCGCGCCAACCACTGACCCCGGCACCAGCCGCAGCGCAGCATCCCGCAAGCCGGCCGCAAACGGTGAGGACAGCTGCCCCACCCTTCCCATCACACGGGACCGGGAGGCAATCAACTGGCTGCGCCGCCGTCGTGCCTTGTCATAGGACGGCAGCCCCAGCCGTCCCTCGCGGGCCAGCAGGACGATCGCGGCGGCGTCCTCGATGGCCTGCCCGGCACCCTGGCCCAGGTCAGGGGTCATGGCATGTGCGGCATCACCCAGCAGGAGGGTGCGCCCGCGGCCATAGGACGGCAGCGGCGTGGCAAGGTCCCTGATGTCGTGTTTAAGGACGGCGTCCGGGGCGGTGTTTTCCAGCAGTGCGGCAATGGGTTGATGCCAGCTGCCAAAGCGGCACAGCAGCTCGGCGCGGTCATCCGCAAGGCGTGTTTCCGGGGGCAAATTTGCCGTGGCAAACCAATAAACCCGCCCGTCGGGCAGCGGCACCATGCCAAAGCGCTCGCCACGCCCCCACGTCTCCCCCGCTTCCCTGCCCAGGTCGAAGGGCCCGTCGGTGACGCCGCGCCAGGCCGTGTAGCCGGCGTAGCGCAGGCCGGGATCGAGGCCAAGTGCCTGGCGGGCGGCGCTGTTGATGCCGTCGGCGGCGATGACCAGGTCAAAGTGCCCGGTGCCGCCATTGACCGTGATCTCCGGGGCGCCCTCCGGGGAAACGGCGGCGTCAGCACCAAGGTGGAGCGTGCCCGGCGTGAGCGCTTCTGTCAGCGCGTTGTGGAGGGCCGCCCGGTGCACGGCGCGCAGGGAGGCGGTGGCTTTGGGCGGCAGCACCACCATCCACGCGCCCGACGGCGAACGCTGGCCGGCCTTGAACGCGGCGGCTTCCCCGCTGGTCACCCGGCGGACGAGCGATCCCAGCCCAACGGCGTCGAGCGCGTCAAAGGAGTTTCCAAAAAGTGACAGGCCCGCACCGATGGCAGCCGGCCGGGCCTGTTGTTCGAACAGGTCAACCTGGTGCCCGTCGCGTTGCAGCCACAGGGCAGCGACCAGACCGCCAATGCCGGCCCCGATGATGCCGATCTTCATGCTGTGGGTCCCTTCGTGGTCGACAGCGGGGTACTTGACCCCCTCCATCCTATGGAACGCGGGTAGCACCGTCCGGCCCGGCGTGGCAGGCAAGGTGGCAACAGCCCGGTTGCGGGATAGGATTTCGTGCATGGAGACGACCCGCACCGCACGGCTGCACCTTGAACTGGACCTGGAATTCACCGACGCCGGAGCGGTGCAGGCGCACGCCCGCTCGTGGGCGCAGAACAATGCCGGGAGCGATCCGGAAACTCTGGCCGGCATGCTGGAGCAGGCCGGCGAAGGGCCCGATGCCGCACTCATGATGCTGGTGGAACCGTCCGAGGTGGTCGGCGGCATTCCGGGTGTCGTGGCGGTGGGTGCCACCATGTGGGTGGACATGGCGGACGGCGCCGATCTTGCTGCGGACGATTTCGCGGCAGGCGAGGAGGAAGCCGGGACGGCTGCCCTGGAGTCCGGTGAGGGACTGAACAGTGAGGAAGACTGGCTGGCGAAGATTTTTGTCGATGCAGACAAGCTGCCGGGCCTGGACCTGGAACGGCTGGGTTACTACGCGGAAGAGGGCGATCCCGATGCCCGTGCCGAATCGTTGCATGGGGCCACGATGCTGCGCGGCGCCGTCCACTGGGCCTACGAATCGCTCATCGACGAACTCTTTGACGACATTTCCATGCTCCGCGAGGCTCCCGACGCCATCGATGAGGCATTGGCGCTGAGTAGCCTACCTCCCTTGCACAGCGCCAGTTATGGGCCGTTGTTCGCGCAGAGGTTCCTGGCCGTGGCACTCGATTTGGGCACCGCCTTCGCATCGTCCTTCACAGCACCGAGCTGTGTGGCGCAGGAGCTTGCGCTCCGGCTGGTCCTGGACGGGGTGGAAATCCTGCCGGACCTGTTCCCATCCCTGGAGCTGCCCGAGGACTGGCGCGGTTCCCTGGAAGACTCCCTCTTTGAAGACCTGGACCACGAACTGCTCTACGATCCGGCGCTGGACGGGGTGGGCAGCGATCCCGCACTCGCGTCCCTCGGCATGGCGAACCTGGACATCTCGGACTGGTTCGTCCCCTTCGCCGACAAGACGGTCAACCCCTACGCCGCCGACCAATAGGCCGCGTCTGACGAGGCTGTTGCGCGGCTGCTGCCGGGGTTGCTGACGGAACTGCGTCCGGGGTTGCTGACAGCGCGGCGCTTGTAGACTGGAGGGAATTCCATCAGTCGGCTGCTGCAGTTGGGAATGAGAATGGCCACGTTTCGGGAACTTCATCAAGGCAATGCCCCACTGGTGCTGCCCAATGCGTGGGATGTCGGCTCGGCCCTGGCTTTCGTGGCGGCGGGCTACCCGGCGGTGGGCACCACGAGTTTCGGCATTGCCGCCAGCGCGGGAATGCCCGACGGCGGCCGCTCCAGCAGGCTGGCCACCATCGCCCTGGCCACCCAATTGCGCCCTCTCAAGGTTCACCTCAGCACAGACATCGAGGACGGCTATGCCGATGTCCCCGGCGACGTCGCTGACCTTGTTGCCGAACTGTCAGCATGGGGCGTGGCCGGGGTCAACCTGGAGGACAGCACCGACGGGCAGCTGGTGGATCCGGCTGCTTCCGCCGCCAAGATCGCTGCGGTCAAACAGCGCAGTCCCGGGGTGTTCATCAATGCGCGCGTGGACAATTTCTGGGTGTCTGAACAGGCCACCGTGGATGCCGTCCTGGCCCGCGCCCGCCGCTACGAAGAGGCTGGCGCGGATGGGATTTTTGTTCCCGGCCTGGCCCGGCCGGAGGACATCCAAGCCATTACTGCCGGGATCACCCTGCCGGTCAACGTCTTGGCGCATCCAACACTGGCCGTGGCCCAGCTCGGGGAATTGGGTGTCCGGCGTGTCAGTTCCGGCTCGTTGCCGTACCGCCGCGCCGTGGACGCGGCAGTTGACGCGGTCAATGCCCTGCGCGACGGCCGCCAGCTGCCCACCGCCACCCCCTACTGGGACATGCAGCGGCAGCTCACGGCCTTCCGCACAGGCCTCACCGAGTAAGGCACGTGGCCGTGTAAGGCCTCGCCGGGCAAGGGACCGTCGGAGCAGCGACCCTGCCGGGCATAGATCGGCCAAAGCTATTCCACCCCGCTCCGGGAAAAGTTACGCGCGGCCGCCGGGAGGGCCAACAAACATCATGGTCCCCATGATGCCGCCGACAAACACCACGAACAGCACGCTGAGCAGCACCGGGCGGTTGAGCATCCAGCGCAGCACAATCTGCACCCAGTGCCCGTCGCCCGGGTGGCTGGTCGCGGAGGTGCGCCATTCGCCGTCGAGCTTGCCCTGCTTTTCAAGCCGTCTGTCGAAGGGAATGGTCAAGTACGGTACGAAGGCGGTCAACGCGGCCCCCACGATCATCCGCGGGCGCCAGCGTTGGTTCAGCCCCACCAGGACGGCCGTGGTCACGTAGGCGATGAACACGAGACCGTGCGCAAATCCGCCCACAGTAACAGGCCAGTCCCCCATCTTCAGGGCGTATTTCATGATCATTCCGGCGATCAGCAGCGTCCAGGTGACGGCCTCGGCGATGGACAGTGCGCGGTAGAAAGTGCGTGGCGACATGGGCTGGGTACAGTCCTTGGTTCGAAAGCGAAAAGGTCGGCAAAGTGCCGTGAACAGCCTACCGGCGTTTGCTGGGAGTCCCCTCCAAACCCAGCCGCTTCCGGCGGGCAAGGGCTGACGCCTCGCTGGGTCCTTGGGCGCCCAAACTCCAATGCACGACGGCGAGCACGGCCTTCGCGGGCACCG
This genomic interval from Arthrobacter sp. PAMC 25486 contains the following:
- a CDS encoding MarR family winged helix-turn-helix transcriptional regulator, whose translation is MDASQSFTEEDSDPLDQMVCFALYAAARATNRRYVALLKPWGLTYPQYLVLVLLWSRRSLAVKDVAGHLKLDSGTTSPLIRRLEARGFLERQRSMDDERAVIVSLTEAGAALKEELAHIPGCVAAATQLTVADGKSALSLLHDVAFNLSSATAQGVHFQERHNE
- a CDS encoding helix-turn-helix domain-containing protein yields the protein MNNRSEIREFLASRRAKLTPAQVGLPTFGGIRRVPGLRREEVSLLAGVSVEYYTRMERGSLAGASDSVLESISRALRLTEAEHQHLFNLARAAGPAPRTRRQPAKAIDASIQYILDGMTGIPAFVQNGHLDVVAANELGRALYSEAYQDQAQQLNYARFVFFNPRSHSLYTDWNLAADTVVAMLHAEAGRDPYDRCLTDLVGELSTRSEEFRQRWAQHDVRHHRSGVKTIRHPAVGDLELHFNALELSATPGLTMFAYSAEPGSSSEDGLRLLSSWAATNKATQPDPDIEGHRTTWNALRR
- a CDS encoding NAD(P)-dependent alcohol dehydrogenase, whose translation is MSTVKAYAAPSATGELIPTTIWRRDVGPHDVLIDIKFAGICHSDIHTVRGDWGPQQYPLAPGHEIAGIVSEVGSDVTLHKVGDRVGVGCMVNSCGECANCQAGEEQYCLNGNTGTYGAMDRDGTITQGGYSSHVVVTENFVVSIPDALELDVAAPLLCAGITTFSPLRHWGAGPGKNVAVVGLGGLGHMAVKIAHAMGATVTVLSQSLKKQEDGLRLGADHYYATSDENTFSDLAGSFDLIINTVSAVIDINAFLQLLKLDGALVSVGAPAEPLPVQAFSLIGARRTFAGSAIGGIKETQEMLNFCAEHGIGSEIEVIPASKINEAYERVLASDVRYRFVIDTATL
- a CDS encoding type 1 glutamine amidotransferase domain-containing protein; this encodes MAKILMVVSAADSLTMRDGSVHPTGYWAEELVASHHTLRDAGHTVDFATPGGVKPTVDQVSLTAEAAGSLEKADDFRAYIAAIDAELSHPLVLADVRTADYEAFVMPGGHGPMADLATDADLGKILIEADQAGRIIAPFCHAPAGLLSATDDNGTFLFTGRRLTVFTDEEDLTGGTGPNTPWFVETVLRDKGAIVESGPAWNSHVVRDRNLITGQNPQSSEDVAKEVIAALAE
- a CDS encoding SDR family NAD(P)-dependent oxidoreductase produces the protein MQLENKVVVVTGGASGIGGAISRVLVARGAKVVAVDVNGEAGESLKQELGVNVRFVLGDVSEKAVAAAAVELAGATFGGLDGLVNNAHASRQAMFNDLTEEQWDLSFNTGFRATRQFMVAAYPLLAVNGGSVVNFGSGSAIVGQQTQAAYASAKEAIRGLSRVTANEWAKDNIRVNVVSPMALTAGVKAWSEAFPEMYKDSLAKVPLGRFGDPEADVAPIVAFLLSDDSRYMTGQTLMADGGANKLY
- a CDS encoding GNAT family N-acetyltransferase; this encodes MDYLAAHERGTGLGFRAFKPADIPAVHEYASDPEVCRWSTWGPNTLDQTASFVEEAVRGSLVGSPTAFALAAVVAGRAIGSVSVWTTDGHDRNGELGYTFHRGHWGKGYATEAVGHLLHLGFDALGLERISATCHPGNFGSIRVLEKCGFSYEGLLRSHRLVDGVRRDSLLFSKLRGEHMQ
- a CDS encoding alpha/beta fold hydrolase; this encodes MATSRDVSWQLGGITMEGTALRPDGDGPFPAVVLVAGSGPTDRDWCSPMLPGRNGSGRLFAEEFARAGIGSIRYDKQASGPHVMDNIPQLIGKLSMQSHLDELAAAVTALTALDWVDRAKIIGLGNSEGTLHVLHYATSDQPVPFAGIVLAAPPGRPIQDILLSQLTLQSAQDPGGAEMMAKVAEAADRYAAGEPMNPDPALPDSVKLVLASFETPANLPLARELWTESAIDSLRRVEIPTLVLIGGRDVQIDQKLDGGPLQEAAGGMPNVAFAFPPDANHVFKHDARTPAEVAATPGNGYNEAGTRLDPESLQTILSWIRRILGTQPLDT
- a CDS encoding FAD-dependent monooxygenase produces the protein MKIGIIGAGIGGLVAALWLQRDGHQVDLFEQQARPAAIGAGLSLFGNSFDALDAVGLGSLVRRVTSGEAAAFKAGQRSPSGAWMVVLPPKATASLRAVHRAALHNALTEALTPGTLHLGADAAVSPEGAPEITVNGGTGHFDLVIAADGINSAARQALGLDPGLRYAGYTAWRGVTDGPFDLGREAGETWGRGERFGMVPLPDGRVYWFATANLPPETRLADDRAELLCRFGSWHQPIAALLENTAPDAVLKHDIRDLATPLPSYGRGRTLLLGDAAHAMTPDLGQGAGQAIEDAAAIVLLAREGRLGLPSYDKARRRRSQLIASRSRVMGRVGQLSSPFAAGLRDAALRLVPGSVVGAAAVKFQAWAPPGR
- a CDS encoding isocitrate lyase/phosphoenolpyruvate mutase family protein, with product MATFRELHQGNAPLVLPNAWDVGSALAFVAAGYPAVGTTSFGIAASAGMPDGGRSSRLATIALATQLRPLKVHLSTDIEDGYADVPGDVADLVAELSAWGVAGVNLEDSTDGQLVDPAASAAKIAAVKQRSPGVFINARVDNFWVSEQATVDAVLARARRYEEAGADGIFVPGLARPEDIQAITAGITLPVNVLAHPTLAVAQLGELGVRRVSSGSLPYRRAVDAAVDAVNALRDGRQLPTATPYWDMQRQLTAFRTGLTE
- a CDS encoding DUF3817 domain-containing protein, translated to MSPRTFYRALSIAEAVTWTLLIAGMIMKYALKMGDWPVTVGGFAHGLVFIAYVTTAVLVGLNQRWRPRMIVGAALTAFVPYLTIPFDRRLEKQGKLDGEWRTSATSHPGDGHWVQIVLRWMLNRPVLLSVLFVVFVGGIMGTMMFVGPPGGRA